The following is a genomic window from Nymphaea colorata isolate Beijing-Zhang1983 chromosome 3, ASM883128v2, whole genome shotgun sequence.
TTAAGACACAATTAAATAAATACTTACGCACTTTTGTCTTTctcttattataaaaaaaaaagacatacaGCTGCATTGTTTAAACGTTAAAAAGATATTATGTCAACAATCAACCAAAATCCaacatgaattttgaaaagGTAGAACTTATGAACACTTATGCAGAGAGCCAATTGAAGTGATCAGTTAAGCATGCATCTACTTTCATGCAAACCATATAAATCAAGTCCTTCCACTAAAATTTATAGTGTCAGTTCTACTCTTTCACTAGCGCAATGCACAAGTCAGTAGCGGAGTTGCCTGTGTAAACCTTTGTATAAAGTTTTATTATAATGATGCAGAACTCAGGCCTAACCACATGCACCCACACCCTTGTAGCTTTACATGCCGCTAATCCATTACAATAATAAGATGGATCAGTGCCCATCGGCTAAAACTTTTTGGCTCCGCTTTCACCATATATAGAAGGAAGTAGTGACTGACAGCACCAAAGCTCTTctcttttgtttatatatatatatatatatatatatatatatatatatatatatatatgttaattatATATGCTTTTTCGGACGTTCATGTACTCAGATTCTAATATGAATGAAGAGAAGTTTACATTTGTATCCAATAAGAACTGCACCACAATATATTAAGAACTAAGTTGCATAACGTATGGACATTGATAGGAATCTCAATATATTAAGAACTTGGTGCAGAAGAAGCTTGCACAAATCAAGAGAACTAGCTAGATACCAGATAGATTGATTAAAATCAGCGGTTGCTATGCCAGCTTCCGCCGACTTCGACTCAAAACAATATAGTATGACCTTTCTTTTACGTCCAAAAAATCACGAACCAAACTTGCAAGCAACAAGTTATTAGCAGATGTTGCTCCTTGCGTCTACTACAAATTAATACTTGTTTAGAAACATACCAGCTGATGAAATTGGGTAACTGTCACTCCAAATTTATATATTGTTACTTGTACCATTAAATCGTTACGATTAACTTTTTAAACAAGCTAGACAATTGACCCGGTCTCggtgattttgaattcttctttatCGGGATTTAAATCCTTTAATTTAGTTGGATCTGGCAAAATAAACCTAGTTTCAATTCCAACTGCCGGCCAGTTGACTGACTTTCGTTAGATCAGGTAATTAAATAAACCTACATCGAATCCATGATGATAATCAGGTTCAATAAGCAGTTCCCTATAACATGATTACACATAAAACGTCGAAGGTTTTCAAAATAGGGTCTGAACTTGATCAAATCCATTTACATGGAGTTAAATAATTACTGGAATTGGGCAATGGTTAGTTGCATCGCGAATCTGAATTAAGTTTAACTTGATATTTTTCCCTTGGGTTTGCTAAATGGACAAAAGATCAGATTTCGATGGTAATTGGTGGATCCAGAAATTGATAGAGGAATCTCAAATCGGTGACCCAAATGCTTACTTCCTCCCCCTGCCAACAACCCACCATAAAAGGAATCTCAATTGTCAATACACCATGATATAAAATTAATTGCTTAAGATTAAATATGTTTGGCCACTTCATGTTCACCATCAGGTTGAAGGGTTGGTAGAAGaagtttcaaataaaatatcagCTAAGTTAGGTTACCTTTCCTTACTTCTGTTTTTGTTTAGTTTTCCCACCCATAACACCCCCGGCACCTCTCTTTAGGGGTTGTTTGATAAGAATGATGgtatgtaattgttttatttatcTATCCGAAATATTgtgatagattcatgaaataatgtGTTATAGTATCATATCAATCTCGCCGATATATGAaatagtaacatattgttactttTGCCAAACGATCCCTTTACTGTTATTTCCAAAACAGTCCTTCCACTGTGTAACTTTTCAGCCGACTTCTGTTGTAGTGAAAAACACCCTTTTACCCTTTCATATACCTCAACGTACAAATTGTTAGCTTTGGTATTTGTACACATTTCTTTTTACGTGAAACCAGTGGCCGAGCCACATATAGGTAGGTGACACCAACACTACAAaatctctttattttcataccAATGCTCCTAAAAACATGCTCATTTCATGATGAAACTAATGACTTAATTTTTTCGACATGGAGATATCCGTCCGTCTAGCTGGTGTTATGGAATAattattcatatattttcttttattatcaGTTTCCAACATCagttatctctttttttttaactatgcTTGAAAATCAACCTTAAATTAATGGTAGGACTAGTGTGCACGACAATTTTACCGATTGCTTGAACAGTTTACAACTCTATGCATGAATTTGTGCCGTTCAAGGAAAAGTGGACCAAGAATTTGGAGAACTTGAGGCTTGAAGGATAAACTCGAAAGTAACTAATAGGATAGGGCGTATTACAAAAGATGAAAGACACACTTTGGTCTCAATTTCATTATCTAAGGAAAACTATGAACGATTTACTAATTGTTTTTCTCGTTAATTAAATAATACAATGGGAAGCAAATAATTATATCCCCAGGATTGTTGTTTGGCCATAGATTAAATGATCTCTATTTCTGGAACAAGGTTCAGATCTATGCTGGGAATGTGCTACAAGAAGCACCACAACTCggcgaagctggttatatgtacTGTGTCGTGTACAAAAAATTGTGTACTGAAAAGTGTGAATACTCTTGGTCAGTAAGGGGAGTTTATTGTAATGTCAAAAAACAAGGAGTAATGAAAAAGTCAAAagacgtttaaaaaaaaaaatctccaaaataccacaatttctttttcttccggTGCTGCGTGCAccaacccaatttttttttttattgtgatcCAAAAATTATGCAGCGTTCTTTCGTTTTCTCCTGCTACATCAGCAAATAGAATATGGGAAATGTTCTCAATCGAAGACAAAACAAGTAACTCGGTTTTGTCATTTTAATAGTGTGAAAGAAACGAAAAGCACTATGAAAGTTTGACAAAATTATTGAGGCTTCGAAAGAGAGAATGAGATTTATCACTATGAATTGCAAAAAAAGTACTGATTCCTTACCTGATATTAATGATAATAATATTTTGCTTTCTCTCATTCAACAGGCCTTGGCACTTCATCCAAGGTAGGAAATTCCATAAGCCTTCCGATTTTGGGAACAACGATTTGTGGACCATGTCGTATCTGAAAACATCAAAGGTGATATAGAACAACGATAGGGAATCTGACTTAAGGCTGGcggtcgggccggcccggccgtgtttgggccgggcccgggcccgacagccaggcctgggtcggcccggcccggcaagtaaaaaaaatatatttttaaatttttttttgttttaacaatattttttattcttaataaatacattttatattaaaaaaatgttactttatatttcaaaaatatttttttaatttaaatgggccgggccgagcTGACCCGGGCCGGCATATCGGGCCCAGACTTGGTTTTTCCCGGCCGCACGGGCCCAATCGGGACGCCAGGCTTAGCGGATCGCCAATTGGGTTGGCACAATGAACAAAGCAACAGGTGCTAATAGGTGGATCCTTTGTTTCAAACTTTCTTAGCCTCAACTTCAAAAAGGGCAGGATATGCAAGTAAACCATGATAGTGAGGACCTCAATGAAAAATCTGAAAGCAGCCTGCAACCCTTGGGGTGTGAGCTTTTGCTCTTAATAGATGATATATAGATGATATGATAATATGAAATACTCTTCTTCCTGATCacctaaatattttttgtttatccatattttattttattatttcgaCAATTTAAACCAAAAGATGGGATCAATTTACACTTATTTAATTGTGCAGGCAGTTATGGATTTGAggctttcctttcttttctggtTTGGCGTCTCACTTCTTACATATTTAGCTAGTTTCCAGAACCCAAATAATCCCTTTCTAAAGCCCAAAACAAACTAAGTTCCTTGTCTAACGCAGAGAACTCATGGCAGCGCGAAAAACGTTCTCTCCCTCGAAAAAGTCATCTTCTGAGTCGTAACATCCCAATTTCAACGGACGTCCCAGGAAGCCCATAGTTTCAACTTAACCCTGTCGGTTACTTCTATTAATATTGATCAATTATTGCTATTTCAACTTCATTCCTGACTTGTAAACAATTCATAAATTCGCTCAGCTTCATGCCCACCTTCTACTTAATTCTTTAGTGTAGTCATCGATGTTAAAGTTTGTCGACGAATGCGAAAATTCATTgcaattatttaaaagaaaaaggaagtaAGCGAGTTATGATCAAGACACATGATGCGAATGACATGGTTGAGTTGgtcaataaaaataagataaTCATCAGTTTGTCAATAATCCAATAAGTCAAGGAcgaatttgatttaaaaaaaatacagaataCCTTCATTTATTCCTCCTCTGTTAACTATATATAAGCACTTCCCACTTCTCCAATTCCCCATCGTCTTCCATTCCTTCTTCTGCTTCTCCAATTCCCCATCGTCTTCCATTCCTTGTTCTTCTATAATAACCAAAAGAATTCAGTTCCTAGAAGATCCAAGTAAAATGCGGATTAAATCCTTCTCTTTGGCTCTGCTGATAAGCTTGGTTCTCGCCGGTGCGGCAGACAGCATCACGTTCGATCAGAAGGATCTGGAAAGCGAAGAGAGCTTGTGGGGTCTGTACGAGAGGTGGAGGAGCCACCACAGCGTTTCCAGGGACGTCGACGAGCTGCTGACGAGATTCAATGTCTTCAAGCACAACGTTAAGTTCATTCATGAGTTCAACAAGAAGGGCAGCTCCTACAAACTGAAGCTCAACGACTTCGGCGACCTGACGAACCAGGAGTTCCGGTCGCTCTACGCCAACTCCAAGATCAATCACCACAGGCTGCTGCAGGGAAGTCAGCGTCCCTCGGCTGCGGCCTTGCAGCGCGACGCGGGGGATGATCCTCCTCCGGCCATCGACTGGAGGGCCCTCGGCGCTGTTACGGAAGTCAAGAACCAGGGGAAATGCGGTGAGTTCAATTACAATTCATTAATAGTTGTTTTCATTTCCATGCTTCTTTGTACATACCTTTTCCGATGTTTAATTTCCTGCTTGTGGTATGTTTTCTTTCTCCCCAACATGCATGAAATGTTAACTCAAATCTGCCTGAAATTGGACACGACATGAACTTTTCTATTTGATTTGTCATGCTTTTTACTATTGAAAATATAATTGCTTTAAAGGTAACAATTTTCATCCTTAAACAAGCAGAAAAATGAGCGGTTCTAATTGAAATGATAAAGACAAGtttaagaaaaatgaacttaatttattaaataaatcaTTACAAGAAAATCCTTGTGTTacaacatgattttttttttaaacttttatgaATTTACTTGAAAGAAGCATTACATATAAAGTAACATATAAAGTAGGCCCAGTAAAACCCAGCCCGCCCGACCCCACCCGTCGGGCCCGAAACCCGGcctcggcccggcccgatagcccgggtcttGGTTTGGGGCCCGACCCGGCCCCGCTCCtttggcaacaaaaaaaaattaactataaattttttagtaatataaaatatatttttaataataaaatatatattattaaattttaaaaaattaaaaatttattttttaaaatataaacagGCCGAATTGAACTGGGCCGAGCCACACATCAAGCCCGGGCCTGGCCCACCGAGCCGTTTCTCGGCCCGAACCCTGACTCGACCGGGCCGATGTTATGCAACAGAATATATATGTGACCTTTCCCAGAAGAAACATACGTATGAAAATGGCTTTTGTTAAAAAGTATTCACTGGACTTGGGCAACGGGCTGGGTACCCAGTACCCGACCCGGTCTGATCCGTTTTTGAGCCGAGAAAATGGCTTGTCTCCGCCCAATCcgtttataatttaaaaaataaatttttaaattttttaaaatttaataatatgtattttattattaaaaatatattttatattactaaattattttataattaaaaaatattttttttattaccaaacgaGCCCCGAGCCTTGGGCTGAAACCCGTGCTATCGGGCCCGACAGGCCTGGTTTTACCGAgacgggccggcccggcccggcccgttgccGTATTGACAGTATTAATATAGTATTAATATAAAGCCGCAAAACTTGCATTGTGCATTTAAGAACAACATAAAAAAGTTATGTCATATAAACGTAGCGCACAAGCGTTTCTTGAACAGTGCACGTCAAAGACACGAGACCTTCTTTCGTTTGTTTACTCGTGTAGTCGTAACGTACTGTGCTCATGTTTCATGCTGTTGATTGTCGCCATTTGAAGATGCGAACATGCGACTGGTTATTTGCGTTGTGTTTGCTTGCCAGTTGCCACCGCCTCAAATAATATGCTTCATTATTGGTGAGGTTTCACCCATAAAAGTAGGTGCTCTTTagattcatcattcatgatGAGAGGTATTTTATTGTTATTGAAGGAGCATTTAATAGCCCCAGACCAGATCGAGGTGCATTGAATCTCAGTTCTGTGGATTTAATTAAGGTCAAATCTCCCCTCCCATTGGGCATCAAATATGAGGTTTTGTTCAtaaactgaggatctcaaaaaaacacaaatattgTGTTATTAAGATTttatcaagataaaaaaaaaggttacaaTTAGAAGACTTTGGTTGTTTATTTCACCATAGATTTGAGATGCACGATGATCTAAGTTCAATATaatatctcaaatccatggattgaAAGTTTGAACCCCTCCGTgattttttacatgtaacatggatttaagatctaaGTTACTAAGATCTGATAATCTcccaaaacaaatattttaacGCAGCCTGGGATCTAATGCTTAccaattaaaaatatttgacAATAAGGTGATAAAATGCCTAAACACCAGAACGATCCCTCTAACATCATGGCATCTAAGCTGGAAGCTTCATCTAATAACAAGGAATCTATTTCATGGATTCAGGTAGCTGTTGGGCATTTTCTACAGTCGTTGCAATCGAAGGCATAACACAGATCAAGACCAAAAAATTGGTTTCCGTATCAGAGCAGGAGTTGGTTGATTGTGACACCGGCAATGGTGGCTGCAACGGTGGTTTGATGGAAAAGGCTTTCGAGTTTGTGGAAAAGAATGGAGGATTGGCTCTCGAAAAGAAGTACCCCTACACAGAGAAACAAGGCAAATGCAATGTCTCCAAGGTACAGACCTATCTCCTAATTAAAGCTCTGGTCTTTCCCACTCAAAATTTGTAGTTTATGTTCATGATAAAGATTTGGCAGTCCTTGGTTTCTAGATGTgatttttaatgtgtttatgtTTGTCCTTAATTGTAGCTGAAAATCAATGACGTAACCATCGACGGCCATGTCTCCGTCCCTGAGAAAAATGAGAGTGCTCTAATGCAAGCGGTCGCCAAGCAACCTGTTTCTGTTGCTATTGAAGCCAGCGGTACTGCTTTCCAATTCTACAGTGAGGTTGGTGAACGACAGCCTGAACTGCTTTCTCTCCTTAAAATTCTTTCAATTGCATACTTAGGATACGTCAATTTAACACTTGTTTGATCcaggcaggggcggagggagggggggcccgCCCGGGCTATGGCTCGAGTGAgagcatgaaattttttttttttacattgaaaaaatcaattttttttagtttggcccgaccctgGCCCGGCCCGCGAatcgtcttggcccgaccctggAATCTCCGCCCCTacaaaaaatcctggctccgcccctggatCTAGGTGCGGCCAATTAAATGGAAGAAATTAAGTCCAGGAACTTAATACCCAAGAAAACATCTCTTCATGTCAATTCGGGGCTGACACTTTGTGAGCGTTTGTgaatgaatctgcctcaaaaattaggtatattcatgaaacacttcatgaatctgcccaattTCTAGGATTGATTCATGGGTTACAGAATGTCTCTGCTGCCACGCGATCGAAGAgaatagtaacaaactgttcATAAGTCTTAACCCAGGACTAGATCAAATACATGGAACATTACAACATGGTGTTGACAAATCTGCCCCAATCCTTAAACAGATTCATGTGTCCCAATTGTAAAGCAAATTCACAAGGCAGTTtgttattattactattatcaAATGGCTGTTAAGGGTTTGCCTGCTCTAATAGCCTAAACTTTGCCTGTCATCCACCAAGAAAAAGATAGTAATCAAGAAGCTGACCCGTCAATAATACGTCGTCTGGATTTCAATCATGGGAATCTCCACCTCATGTAATTTTACATTTAATTTCCTACACCATATTTTGATATTCGTATTTTCTAGAAATTTACGAATGATCACTATTAGTCTAATTCACATGGTCGAATAGCATCACCTCGTAAACATTTTATGTTCGTCCCATCCTACTTGTTTTTGAGTTTGGACAGGATGATGGAAGTTATGGAGTAGCTGCTCCTTGATTAGTGCATTTGCATCTCTCTTTTTCGCTGATCTTTGCTCCCACTTTGGAAACCATTCTGAGAAATTGTAAATGGGACACTGGCAGGGAGTGTTCACTGGACCATGTGGAACAGAGCTCGACCATGGAGTCGCCATTGTTGGATACGGAACTGAAGCCGATGGAACCAAGTATTGGATAGTGAAGAACTCGTGGGGATCCGGGTGGGGTGAGAACGGATACATCAAGATGGCCCGTGAGATATCAGAACCTGATGGGCTCTGTGGCATCGCTACGTATGCAGTATACCCCACTAAATCTTCTGCAACTCAATGGGTTGATGATGAACTGTAGAAGAGGATGCACTGCAACCATGAAACGCCAAACTGCAACTCTTTTGATCATGGAATATTAGGTTAATTAGGAGATTGGAATCCTTCCGCCATCCATCCTTTACGTCCATGGACTTGTTATGAGTGTTGGTCCAAAAATAATCAGAGTGGGGATTGGATCGTAGTCAGACTTTGTGCATGTAGGGGATCTAGATGTATAGCGTTTCAGGAAAAAATGTCctatttttctttgcttttttttttcctatgctTGCTTGTGAAAGTGTGATGCTTTAAATTTGATCGATAATAATGTTTTGAGCTACGAAAGTGTTTCTTCTATTCTTGTTAATTAAGTCGTATGGCACAGCCTCGTATGCATAAATTATTCCCTTACGTGTCCACATGCAAGTCAATGTTGCCGGATGCCAAATAGTTGCCGGATGACTGGAACTTCATCAATTCAGTAAAATTCAGTAAGACATGATTGACTATTTCCATATTGTAGCAAGGGAAGAAGGACTATCTGCTCTGTTGAAGGTTTCTCACTTCTCAGCCTACCATGCATGTccgttatctctctctctctctctctctctctcattttgcttcttttttgtatcttttttgGTGTTGTTCCAATATTTCCTTGTCTACTCTATGCAATGCTATTTTTGTACTGCaacaaaatattgaaatattcACCACAGCAACAAATTTATGTTTCGTGCTGCTACGAAAGGATCTTGCCTAAATAAAAGCCAAATGCAATCCCCACGAGCATCAAATCCAATTATGTATGCTACTGTGGAGGAGGTTCTTTCATGTAGTTATATTGATTCAGGCTTTCGCTTGTTTGAAAGCATTGGCAGTGTTACAGTTCCTTGGGGAGGAGTTGATCCCATTTTTCACACATCCGATACTTATGGTTCTGATCTCTAGAGCTGtttggttcattttcttcagtttCCATCAGGAAATTTCTCACACGTGAATCTATGAGCACCTTGTTCTTCATTTAAAGGGGAGATCAAACAGTGATGGAGCAAGATATGCAAGATTGAGTGGCTGAAAActtgttggattcaaaatttttatgtggtTAATTAATTGGAGAATTTAGTTTTTGAGGaacaaaatgtttcatgaagtaaTCTATAGGACTATGGGGTTTGACAAATGGAACACTCATATAAATGTTATATAAATCTGTCTTAAAGATTGTGGTAGATTCATGGGCAACTAGTTCTAGTGCATTATAAATTTGCTTCAATCTTTAAGgtacattcatgaaacacttacatAATATTTCAACAACCAAACTACCCTAGAAGGCAGACAATTAATCTGATTGTATGGAACTAGTGCTCTGAGACTTACTAAAAGCTTGACTTCTTTGTTTAGGATTCTCCTTTTCGCTTTTGTTTGCTTTTCCAATCCAAATCTCGTCAGCTTTGGAAACATTTGCAGCCACCATTCACTTACTACTAgctttaccaattttcaaattgtGGTAGCTATTGATTTTATCAAGGATCGATGGTTAAGCGAATTTGATTCTTTACCGTGGACTTGCGTTGGCTTAGTTTTGGGAATTGTACCGCTTTTGTCCTCTCCCAAACATGAAGACTGCACTTCCATCGGAATATCTTGACAATTAATCCTTTCTCCACtcacttcttttcctttatttttttagtttaatagAGCAAGAATGAGTCGATGAAAAACTATGACATTCAAGAATAATTATGTCTATTTTGTTACGTAtagtttttcaagaaaatttaatCCTAGCTACTTCTCCCCATTGGTTTCTATTTCGATATCAAGATTCAACGGCACAAAAGTTttcagaaacaaaataaaagagcCATGAGGGCCATAACTCAAACCGGTGGACTTGGGGTGCGTTGAAGGCATGTCTTCAGTCAAAAGTTGTGCATGGGAGGCTATGCTCAAAGGAGGTGGGTCATACGTGAAAGTTAAAACAGGTAGAGACTTCTCCACCTGCTATCAACGTAGTTCTGGACCCTAAGGAAAACGAGAAGGAACGTGTAGCTCTCACTCCCATCACTTATCAGGCAGAACAAACCAGATGAAACCATCCTTTGTCCGAGAGCAGTAGTGGCAAAACATTAAGCACCACACAGAACAGTTGGAAGCATGACATACTAATCTTGGGACCCAAAATGACTTACTAAAGTAATTTTACATGATAGCCGCTCAATGCATTCCATAAAATAAATGGCCTAACGGCAACCAAAATGACTCTCATGGCTATTTCCTTTTACTATTGGTGGTGGTTGTTTAGAGTCACGGATTCCGTACCATGAACTATATAATGCTCTATGGGTCGAACCCCATGAAGGAGCAAATATGTCTCGACAAAACTTGGAGACTACATTCCAAACCCCAGTCGACGCCTTCCAAACGTATGCTCAATTTCATGAAAAGTTTGATGTATATTGGCTAAATTGAGTAGTACATTTAAGTAGCCTTCGTTTGAGAGTATGAAATCAACTTTCCGCCTGATTATATAACAATAAATTTGAACGATGCGctaatttttatgaaaacacAGAACAGCTCAGTTGTAAACTCGTGGTAAAAGtattatgtacatatagtatCCTGATAGTATCCTTGGATTTATCTGTTCAGGTTTGGATGGAAAAATCCTCTAACCTCCCTCAACAGACCGTTCCATGCAATGCATTGGGTGTACGTTTAATCACATTCGACGGAGTGCTGGACGGATATATACATATTGGGCTTCTCCATCTTCTTTTGAGACTTAGAGAAAACTCCGATTTAGTCTGAGGCTGGTTGAACACCATGAGCTTAATGCTAAATAGGCCTGAACATGATTCGAATCGACCTTAGCTCAAGCTCAGCACGATAATATATCGAGCAGCCCGACTCTGCTCACATAAAACTCGCTCACATGGCcattaaaaccaaaatttcaatGCTCTCCTAAgtaacaacctttttttttataaaaacttcCATGCTCGTCACTAAATGCTGGTCAAAGTAATCCATCACATGATGATAGGATCGAATGCGATTTGTACTAGTGGTAAGAGAATAACCATCTCTTTCGaatatttttttggtaaaagttCATTACAGAATGAGTGGAGAAAAGACATATTTTAAAAAGTCGTGCTTTTACAATAAAGAAAGGTACAGTTGG
Proteins encoded in this region:
- the LOC116249507 gene encoding thiol protease SEN102-like codes for the protein MRIKSFSLALLISLVLAGAADSITFDQKDLESEESLWGLYERWRSHHSVSRDVDELLTRFNVFKHNVKFIHEFNKKGSSYKLKLNDFGDLTNQEFRSLYANSKINHHRLLQGSQRPSAAALQRDAGDDPPPAIDWRALGAVTEVKNQGKCGSCWAFSTVVAIEGITQIKTKKLVSVSEQELVDCDTGNGGCNGGLMEKAFEFVEKNGGLALEKKYPYTEKQGKCNVSKLKINDVTIDGHVSVPEKNESALMQAVAKQPVSVAIEASGTAFQFYSEGVFTGPCGTELDHGVAIVGYGTEADGTKYWIVKNSWGSGWGENGYIKMAREISEPDGLCGIATYAVYPTKSSATQWVDDEL